The genomic segment caaagggtgggaagcgatcccatgaccttcttgctgtgaggcactagtgctaaccactaatccactgcggcacggtggcttagtggttaattcAAGAATTTTAATTCAGAAATTTATTTAGAATGAACTTCAGTTGCATTATATGAGCACATGACTGATGTCCTAGAAAATAATTTATGATGTCTGATGCTAAATGCAAGTGAATGGGTATGTTCTTTGCGGTGGGCGGTgtggctttacaataatgcctcacattcaccccgatgtcagggtactgccatacaaggcacttacTATGCACTGGGAGtatctaggggattaaggaccttgcccaagggcagtgATTTTgcattcaggctgggatttgaaccgaagatcctctggtctcaagcacagtgcttaaccactagaccatcgcctccccTAGTCTCAGTTTTGGTACTATGGCCAGTTATCACatcttatgatctgttgttgttTGTGCTCTCTTTAGGCTTCCTGATGGTCTCACCCGTAGGGGCGACATCAACCTGCTGATGCTGGGTGATCCCGGCACAGCGAAGTCCCAGCTGCTCAAGTTTGTGGAGAGGTGTTCACCTATTGGGGTAGTTATCCTCGCTGTGCATTACTGAAAACACAGGTTAAGATTTTGTTGTTTGCCTGTGGGTAGAATGCGGACTGAGTTTCATTTTGTAACTGTGCGCTCAGGTGTACACATCCGGTAAAGGTAGCAGTGCCGCGGGGCTGACTGCGTCTGTGCTGAGGGATCCAAGCACTCGCGGCTTCATCATGGAGGGAGGCGCCATGGTGCTGGCTGATGGCGGCGTCGTGTGCATTGACGAGTTTGACAAGGTAGAGACACTGaatttactcactcatcttcaaccgcttagtccaattaagggtcgctgggggttggagcctatcccaacagtcatagagcgtcctgtcctgggtgtctgtcacagggccacaaacaaacacattcacatccactcacacacctacggacaatttaaagattccaatccacctaacccgcatgtctttggatgtgggaggaaaccggagcacccggaggaaacccacgcaaacacggggagaacatgcaaagtccacacagaaaggccacaggcgggaattgaacccatgaccttcttgctgtgaggcaacagtgctaaccactaattcaccgTTCTGCCTCATGTAATTTATTGGTTATAAATTTTAATTTGCGCCAAGTGTGATGATTAAAATCTGCTTGTTGTGGTCCAGATGAGGGAGGATGACAGAGTGGCCATTCATGAAGCCATGGAGCAACAAACCATCTCTATTGCCAAGGTACTCAAACGCCATCCTTCTTTGTTTTGAGGAGCACGACTGGCTTTATATAAACGGTTTTCCTCATGTCCTCCAGGCTGGTATCACCACCACCTTGAACTCTCGCTGTTCCGTGCTCGCTGCAGCTAACTCTGTGTTTGGCCGCTGGGACGACACAAAGGGCGAGGACAACATCGACTTCATGCCAACCATCTTGTCCCGTTTTGATACAATCTTTATAATCAAAGACCAACACGACCAGCAAAGAGACATGGTGAGATCACCCGGGGCTTTGTGCGTTTATTAATCCCGATTAGCAGTCTGGACACTTTGATTCAGGGTATCCGTCAATGTTTGTATCTTTGAAGACTCTGGCTCGTCACGTGATGAACGTTCACCTGAGCGCTCAGACACAGACTGAGGGTGTTGAAGGCGAGATTCCACTGGCTACCTTCAAGAAATACATCGCATATGCCAGAGCGTGAGTCTGCTCACATCGATATCTGTCAGCTACCAAAATGAGTCCGTGCTCATTGACGTTTGGTGTTGTTTCCTTGCAGTAAATGTGGCCCTCGACTGTCTGCCGCGGCTGCAGAGAAACTGAAAAACAGATATGTGGTGATGCGGAGTGGAGCAAGAGAGCATGAAAGAGAGGCAGACAAAAGACCCACCATCCCCATCACCGTCaggtattttaatttatttaagtgATGGGTCACACTGTGATACTAATACACTTAAATCTGATTACTCAGTGGACGAGGTTGGGTTTAGGGTGCGTCAGGTCCAAACAGCATTTCAGTAAGATATAagggatcacaaagattccaaaaaggtatatgtGGCTGAAAGCTGTTGCAGTGATGCTCAATTTGGGGCCCGTAGGCCATGTTTGGCCTGCACTTTGTTTTGGCCATCCTACAGCAGTTGGTGAGCTGTACGCAAAATAATAAGTTGCTGTTAAGCAGAATAAATGGAAgtgtttttcttatttttaaaatttgcttTTGGAGTAATGTTTtctgtaaaatatacatttaattGTAATTCAGTCACATATATGTAATTGATACAGCATCAGTATTTGTTTTTGGTCTGTGGCTATTTATCCAGATTAATTTATGGCCCTTTGTGGTACAGTAGAAATGGGGAAAATTATGATGACAGGCCACTTTTAGTTTGCAAAACGCATAAAAAATAAGATATAAATGTGATGCTGTTTTAACTTAAAGTTTGCATCACCTCCTATTTAGTTATGTGGAGCAGGTTTCTCAGTGGATGAGGAACTGGTctatcaatatgtagacctgggttcaaatcctgctcatTCTACCTCTTGATGTCCTTGCGCAAGACACTTAATCCACTGTACATGGATCCAGTtcatccatccagctgtaaaaggGTATAGGCCTCGGTGGGGGGAGTAACCTGctttggactggcatcctgtgcagGCGAGTCCTGGACTCTAATCTGTTTCATGCTACAGTATCTGGAGAGAAGCACCGACACTAATGGGCGTTAGGGCCTTTACAGGATATACTGTTTAGTTAGTTGAGATGTCAGAAATGTTCGATGACCTTGTAATCATAAATTCAACTTTaatttttaatcttttttattattatataaagAGTAGATAAAGAAAAGATACCAATATGGTGGAAAAGAgacggtaaaaaaaaacaacgaaagtatttgtacaaccccaattccgctgaagttgggacactgtgtgaaatgtaaataaaaacagaatacaatgatttgaaaatcctcttcaacctatattcaattgaatacaccacaaagacaatatattaatGTTCAcgctgataataataaataaataaatatttgctcattttgaaatggatgcctgcaacacatttcaaaaaagctgggacagtggtatgtttaccactgtgttacattacctttccttctgacaacactcaatgagcatttgggaactgaggacactaattgtgagtgtcatgattgggtattaaaggagcatccccaaaaggctcagccgttcacaagcaaaatggggccaggatcaccactttgtgaacaactgcatgaaaaaatagtccagcagttaaaaggaaaagtgtgctgtcgtctgagtccacatttcaaattgtttttgcaaatcatggatgttgtgtcctccagacaaaagaggaaaaagaccatccagattgttaccagcgcaaagttcaaaagccagcatctgtgatggtatgggggtgtgttagtcccCATggttgggcaacttacacatctgtgatggcaccatcaatgctgaaaggtacatccaggttttggagcaacacatgctgccatccaagccacatctttttcagggacgtccctgcttatttcagcaacacaatgccaagtcacattctgcatgtgttacaacagcgtggctttgtagtaaaagagtgcaggtactagactggcctgcctgcagtccagacctgtcacccattgaaaatgtgtggcgcattaggaAGTGGAGAATATGACAGAATCAGCCACCATATAATTCCCAAAAGTagtagaaataaaaatagaactaaAATTGGCTTTATAATTTTTTGATATTTTTAACCCCATAATTTTATGTTATAGGTGGTACAAACAATACTTCCAAATTGCTTACATTCTCATGGACAAGAAGTGTTTGTTTTACATCTGTAATCGGGCTGCtttcacgtttttgttttttcagacagctggaggcagtcATCCGTATCGCAGAGTCCCTGGCCAAGATGAAACTGCAGGCAGTTGCTGGAGAGGAGGAAGTTGACGAGGCGCTCAGGCTGTTCCAGGTTTCCACTCTGGATGCTGCACTCTCGGGCAGTCTTTCAGGTCTGTGGCCATGGATATTCAGTACCACAGTCACTGtagataaattttttttttttttttttttttttttttttttttttagtattaccACATAAACACCTTGCCCATGGTAGTGTTTTACCAGATGAGGTATTACCGTACTTCAAGTGTAGTTTGTGTATTGTATGTTATCGTCTAACTACACAGTACTGTAGTTTCATGTTTATGATTTTCCTCAAACCACATTTGATCTTCAGGGGTGGAAGGCTTCACAACGCAGGAGGACCAGGAAATGATATCTCGGATTGAGAAGCAGTTGAAGAGACGTTTTGCTATTGGCTCACAGGTGTCCGAGCACAGCATCATTCAGGACTTCACCAAACAGGTTTGTCTCAGGAAATCACAAAGTAAATACAATGGTAGCTTCAGAAAAGTGGGGAGGCGAGTAAATTCATGCAGTCTGAATTTCATGAGAAACCTCTGACGGATTTTGGGAGCTGTTGAGCTTCTTGGGAAAattatccaaaaaagtgcaaaatggTGATGCTGCTCAGATTTTGTTGACCAAACTGTTATCTTTTTTCCAAATGAGTAACTGATGTCACCCTTTCTTCTGTATCTTTTGCAGAAGTATCCAGAACATGGCATCTACAAAGTCCTGCACTTGATGTTGAGGAGGGGTGAGCTCCAACACCGCATGCAGAGGAAAGTGTTGTACAGAGTCAAATAGTCTGCTTTATGTGCTAATACTTTCCCTTATTGGTGTTGATGTAAATAGCTGCAAAGTGCCCACAGTGCTACTTGATATGACCATCTGGAAGGTTTTTAGGATGACAGTAAAAATTGTTTTTGCAGCTGTGATTGGGCCATTATACCATCTAGTTACACATTTTCAAACAGAAATGTTTAGGATCTCCCTTTATGCTGATGATGATGCTTTGTATCAACACAAAGATCACATCTTGTGGCTATGTACTTTGTTTAAAGGattaaaaattaataaagtaTTTGAAATAATTATGACTTCCTATTCTTTCGTTAAAAGTATGATTGGCAGTTGTTGCACTGGCTGCAACTACAATGGGATTACACTTGTCTCTGTGCCTggaaaggtgcttgcaaggattgGTTTAAACAGTTTTACTTGCCGCTCAGTGACTGCAATAGTCTGGCATTTCTCTCAAGAAGTAAACTATCAATTGCATCCAAGCTTTGAGGACTGgcagaacttctttgcagcctatgttgatttttggGAAACATTTGATGCTGTTGATGGGACTGCTTTCTTGGTCATCCTGAAAAGTTAGGGGATCCCCAATAAGTAGCTGCCTTATTCACAGGTACTGTTGGGGCACAATATTTCTTCCCATTAAATGATTTTGTTCATCAGGGGTGTGTTTTGAATCCTACGCTGGTCAGTGCttccatggactgggtgttgggtagtgtTTTACATGTATTTTGCAGGCAATGCTATGATCTTTGGAGAATCAATGGATGTCCTGATTGTAGCTCTTGAGAAAGTGGGTCTTGAGAAACTTGTTTAACTATGAAATCTTAATTTTGAACATGTGAACAGAttaacaaagaagaaaaaaaactcaaACAATGAAAGCAAGTACCTGCTCTTTGCAGAATTGAGTTCACATGTCAAAAAGTGAGCTAATAAACTTGTATAGCACCACCACTTCTCCATAACTCAACCTAAATTAATTAAATCTGcgatttccaaaaaaaaacaaaaaactatataATAGTTTAAaccaaacaaatcaaaacaaatacacaaacagcCCATTATTGTTGAACACCTTCTTCCTTGTACCTCATGAATATCAGATTTTCATACAGCCTTTTAAAATGCATCATGCTTGGACATCCCTTTACCTCCTCATTCAAACTGTTCCACCACTTCACCCCATAAACCAAAATGAAAACTTTTCACAGTCATGCATACCCTTCTGTATTTAAAAAGTGAACCCCTTAGCTATAACCTCTCTCCTCTACAGTGAACATGTTTTGAATATTTTGTGACTGTTCATATGGTTCAGATAATCAGTCTTGTGGATATTTGTTATTGCTCTTTTTTGGAGAGTAACCATTGCATGTGTGCAAAACCTCCGTTTGTATACGGATTTCCGTCaatatttgtttccatgttccgtttatatatataaaaccgctcatttaaaatacatatattttatggctttattttgacacgaaaTGCTCTCCTCTCATAACGGGTGTCCCTATGGGTAAATCAAGCTTACCCGGTTTGATGGCAGCCAATCCTTATTGTTGCCCTGCTGCAACctctgctgcatcagtctgttatagcagtccTAAATCCTCTCAATGAGAGCCAGGTAGGgaacaattgaagaattacacaggggtcaaaactataccacattatttgtctgatcacaaagatccgaaaaggtatagtttggactatatggGTGGATGTtgtagggtaaaaacagcaagaatggtgacatagataagtttcattttgtacaggggtcaaaagttaaatttgttccaattttggtaaaaagtgatgcaaattattggttgagttaatggggttttaaaaagaaatagtttggacCACGTATCATGCTTTGGTTATctgcgttacagggtaacatatgtcacatgccatagaatccaatggatattGACCTTGCTTGACTTAATTTGCAGACCAaccactcaacacagtcaaaactattctgttTATTAATCCTACTGAAATGGTgaatcaagaacctgatggtcattctgtcagagctctagcattcctctgtgtggAGATGAGaagcttccagaagaacaaccctctctgcagcaatccaccaatcaggcctgtatggtagagtggccagacagaagccactccttagtaaaaatcaCATGGCAAGGACTCTcagtctcagactatgagaaacaaaattctctggcctgatgagacaaagattgaactctttggtgtgaatgccaggcgtcatccctacagtgaagcatggaggtggcagcatcatgctgtggggatgtttttcagcagcaggaactgggagactagtcaggattgagggaaagatgaatgcagcaatgcacagacaccctggatgaaaacctgttccacagcactcttgacctcagactgggatgacggtTCACCGTTTAGCAGGataatgaccttaagcacacagccaagatatcaaaggataggcttcaggacaactctgtgaatgtccttgagtggcccagccagagtccagacctgaatctgattgaacatttctggagagatctgaaaatggctgggcaccgacgctccccatccaaactgatgaagcttgagaggaaTGTGCAAAGCTGCCCAATgattgtgccaagcttgtggcatcatatattgtagcactttgagatttctttgaaatgtaaggtgcaatacaaataaaatattatTATCATATCCAAGaaaacttgaggttgtaattgctgccaaaggtgtatcaacaaagtattgattgattgaaagttttATTtaagacacaaaaaacaaaacaaatatagaaCAACAGACGTAGAAAAGCAACAATCACGAATTAAAACTAGAGACATCAGGAAATGCCCCACGCGCAGTATTATTTTGCattcaaagtgcagtaatatgtacttgtatggggtcagtatttggttgaagccttatgtgtttgatgtaaactgggatatacaatgaaaaaattgtagattggcataatatttttttagaggatgtgacaaacagtgaccataaaaagttggtcacagtcaccagccttcaaaacaaatgcaaccaccttgaaatggaggtcaaggtcaccggccttcaaacccatgtgaagtactccaaggcatgtacccaccaagtatgaagtttctgcgagcaataggcagtggtgggcacagttccaataatccgataattatcgaagataatgttttcattatcagattatcttttcagataactttaaaaactattatcggactaattatcttccgataaatttccgtccagtaatttttagaccgttaatgtagtaaacaaacatttttaaaatcagttgagcacctacctgttaaatgtttcatagcagatgtgtagttctctcatctgcaaacagaagagagctgcttctaggagaaactgctctatcctctgcaggcaaaggagaactgatcacaaaaaaacccttcttttttttttaaaccccatactgatacactggctgtatcacccaagtcatccagaggcatacattttgaacttatggttcaaattttaaccaaactaattttgggcaagttatttaaaatgactgtcacgtctgaagttttataaagtgaaaatatcagatatatgttttagtattaaagtaatgcactaatttttaaggttttagtgtggacatgctgtggcaGTGCATTATTGGTAGGATagagtaatctcagtatgttcacgacaggacaaatgcatttcagacactctgatcaggctccacggacaacagcattacactctagtgcctaaaactctcgtgaatatattctctgggtttatagatgttgttattgtgtttgagtttgttaaattccacacatcttaaatgtcacaaacacggattatctggaattttgttttggcaagttttcatcgtctctactgccatctactggccagtagtgttcatggcagtattcaaactgaagctgggctgatattttcaatcactgtactcggttccagctcaaactgtaccacagaaccgcacggtgttaaagttcagagcgcacgatttatgttctcacacacgtacgttcaaaaaccacatgtcggactcgtgtttacaaaaacaaattgtaaacagaagcttttttttcaaacttaatttacaaaaactctcgatgggagacatcaaagtttaaaaaccaaacaaaaaaaattacaagacaggtctgcggtgtttgcacaggcacagtgcgagaggttggatgcttgtagctcttcagcagtgggataccctcacgacggccgaccagaatatcaaacaggtttgattttcatctgaccatacgattgccgatcaggaggtggtcttgagatgttaaacgcagctcgttactccatgtatactaaataatgcaggacacgcgattaacctgaaactcagtgcgatccaaaaaattctcgcacgaatgaagaatcagctgaaaaagggccaaaactcacacagtgtaaacccagcttaagtactgaacatctggcaccagtagatcatggcagtgttctattatttatttttgacacagttTATataatctaattacaacttggctttttttttttttttttgaaaatgcctttttacaaatacaaaaatggaatatttacaaaagcacatttatctataaagaccaacacacgacacacctcacattaacgtgttggtttacataatgtatgagtcaaccaatcagtgttagccgaggcacattttacccagaatcctttgtgatctgtctgtgtttgttacaaaacttcagaattagtgcataattcaacattaaaagatatatgttatattttaactttgtacaaatgacagacttgacagttattctatcagtattcattttatttatacaccaaaccataactcagcattgctttattttccaagacagaagtaatgattcattgtttgggtctctcGTCCCTTTTAATGcctccagaagcgattgtggtgttacaactcaaaatcagcttgttagtagttgcaagtgtaccggagacagtaTTGGAATTTatgggttatctgtaacttccgatacatttttgtgtggtttatctttatcaaagataacatttaagttatctgattatctattatcgaagttaattttttggttatctgtgcccaccactgacaatgtcccaacttcactggaattggggttgtacaggtCTCTCTGTGCATGCAGTCCTTCATATTGAAAACAAGTTCCATGTCCTAAAACCCACTTAGTCCAGTTAAAGGTAACAGAAATGAGTCACCTCTACTAAAATAAATCAGTTAGCTTTAATATGACTGATGTatcataaaataattttatttcagaATATGCAAATATAGTAGATGTTATAACTGGCTTAACTCTTAGGTGCACGAGTGACTGGACCCTATACTCTTTCATAAGTGGATCAAAGGTAATGTGTGTAAGAATCAATGTTTTTatgccatttttgtcattttggttTCGAATAATCATTTGTATTATAGTTTGTATCACCACACCAGAATGATTTCATGTTTGAaatatgtt from the Thalassophryne amazonica chromosome 16, fThaAma1.1, whole genome shotgun sequence genome contains:
- the mcm5 gene encoding DNA replication licensing factor MCM5, with amino-acid sequence MSGFDDPGVYYSDSFGGGEGIGGDEGGQKRIQIKKRFREFLRQFRVGTDRTGFTYKYRDELKRHYTLGKYWVEVEMEDLASFDEDLSDCLYKLPTENLPLLEEAAKEVADEVTRPRPVGEEMVQDIQVTLKSDAHHSSIRSLKSEQVSRLVKVHGIIISATAVRAKATKVCLQCRGCRAVISNIPLPPGLQGYALPRKCNTDNAGRVKCPVDPYFIIPDRCVCVDFQTLRLQESPDAVPHGEIPRHLQLYCDRYLCDRVVPGNRVTIMGIYSIKKMAAVKAKGKEKGVGVGIRAAYLRVVGIQVDTEGTGRGATGSVSPQEEEELRNLAASPNVYDSLARSVAPSIYGSDDLKKAITCLLFGGSRKRLPDGLTRRGDINLLMLGDPGTAKSQLLKFVERCSPIGVYTSGKGSSAAGLTASVLRDPSTRGFIMEGGAMVLADGGVVCIDEFDKMREDDRVAIHEAMEQQTISIAKAGITTTLNSRCSVLAAANSVFGRWDDTKGEDNIDFMPTILSRFDTIFIIKDQHDQQRDMTLARHVMNVHLSAQTQTEGVEGEIPLATFKKYIAYARAKCGPRLSAAAAEKLKNRYVVMRSGAREHEREADKRPTIPITVRQLEAVIRIAESLAKMKLQAVAGEEEVDEALRLFQVSTLDAALSGSLSGVEGFTTQEDQEMISRIEKQLKRRFAIGSQVSEHSIIQDFTKQKYPEHGIYKVLHLMLRRGELQHRMQRKVLYRVK